ACACCGACCGGAGGGCCGGGGGAAGCCAGGCCCCTCGTTTTCGGAAAGAGGCCTGGCGAGACCTAAGAAGTATTGACAAAAGGGCGGCGATACCGTTTAAAAGCCAGGCAAGTTCGGGTACTCCGCCTTATGAAATTAGGAGAGCTCGACAGCATCGACGGCAAGATCCTCGGCATGTTGCAAGCGAACTGCAAAATGCCTTGGGGCAAGATCGCGGAACAGGTGGGGCTTTCCGCCCCTTCCGTGATCGAGCGTGTACGAAAGATGGAGGAGCGGGGGATCATCCGGGGCTACCATGCGCTCCTCGACGGGCGGTCGCTCGGACTCGACGTGACCGCCTTTATCGGCGTGATCGTGGAGCGCCACGAGTCGCTCGAGAGACTCGAGAAGCAGATCGAAGCACTCGCGAACGTGCTCGAATGCCACCACGTGACGGGCGAATACACGCTCCTCCTCAAGGTGAAAACTCGCGATACCGCCAGCCTCGAGACTTTGATCCAGCGGATTCGAAAAGTGCCGGGCGTTTCGCGGACGGAAACGATGGTCGTCCTCTCCACGCACACCGAGCGCGTGCAGCTCCATCTCGAGGAGTCGCCGTTCCTCGACCCGAAACGAAGCCGGCGAACCGAACGCAACTTCGCGGAGGCGAGGGAAGCCAGATGAGCACTTGGCCGAAACAGGGACTCTACGATCCTTTCTACGAGCACGACGCCTGTGGCGTGGGTTTCGTCGTGGACGTGAAAGGACGCAAGTCGCACGACATCGTGCGCAACGCGCTCACGGTCCTCGACAACCTGACGCATCGCGGAGCCTGCGGCTGCGACCCGCTCACGGGCGACGGAGCCGGGATCCTCCTGCAGATCCCGGACGACTTTTTCCGCAGGGAATGCGCGCGGCTCAAGATCGACCTCCCCGCCCCCGGGCGCTACGGAGTCGGGATGGTCTTCCTTCCGCGACACCCCGAACTCCGGAACGAGTGCGAGCTTCTTTTCGAGCGGATCGTGCACGAGGAAGGCCAGAGGTTTCTCGGCTGGCGTACGGTTCCCGTCGACAAGAGCAAGTGCGGAGAGCTCGCCCGCAGAGCGCTCCCCGAAATCCGGCAGCTTTTCGTGGCTCCCACGGAAAACACCCGCGATCGGGACCCCTGGGACGCGGAGTGGTTCGAGCGGAAGCTCTACGTCATCCGGAAGCGGTTCGAGAACGCCGTGCGAGCCATGGGGATCCCCACCGACGAAAGCTGCTACGTCTGCAGCTTTTCCGCCCGAACCGTCGTCTACAAGGGACTCCTCATCTCGTGGCAAATCCCGCAGTTCTACGTCGACCTCGCCGACCGCAGCCTCGTCTCGGCCCTCGCCCTGATCCACCAGCGTTTCAGCACCAACACGTTCCCCTCCTG
This portion of the Candidatus Binatia bacterium genome encodes:
- a CDS encoding AsnC family transcriptional regulator codes for the protein MKLGELDSIDGKILGMLQANCKMPWGKIAEQVGLSAPSVIERVRKMEERGIIRGYHALLDGRSLGLDVTAFIGVIVERHESLERLEKQIEALANVLECHHVTGEYTLLLKVKTRDTASLETLIQRIRKVPGVSRTETMVVLSTHTERVQLHLEESPFLDPKRSRRTERNFAEAREAR